The genomic window CACATTATTTGAATTTTCTATAGACTTTGCAGAATTTGAGTTCATAGGTGATTTCAAAATTGAGGAGGAGGATCAGTTTAAGCAACTATTAGCTCGTTTGAATAGTTTTGACAATGCCATTCAGTCCCATTTGGAAAGCGAGTTGCAACAACCTATCCCTCAGTTTGCCAAGAATCTCGGCTATACTCAGAAAAGGTGGGAGAAAACCTTTTACTTCCATCCTTGGATATTAAGTTTTGATGAAAATCCTCCTAATCTTCGCTATGTTGCAGATTATGTAAATGATGAGTTTACGGTTTATTTTGCTAAAAAACATGGCAGATGGCAGGCGTACTGGGATGCAGAGTGCCAAAAGGTGATTGAAGAAAGCTAGCTAGGGGTTTTCTATAGAGTAGTAGTTATGATAAGAAAAGGTCATCATGGAATTATTGGATAAACACTTGGATTTTACGGGCTGCAAAATTACTCTATTTTGTGGAGAAGAGTTGCTGACCATCTTGCGTGATGACAAGGAAAATATCCCTTGGCCCAATATGTGGGAGTTGCCAGGTGGAGGTCGTGAAGGGGACGAAAGCCCTTTTGAATGCGTAGCGCGTGAAGTTTATGAGGAACTGGGAATTCATTTAAATGAGGATTGTCTGCTCTGGAGCAAGGTCTATCCCAGCATGCTCTTTGAAGGTCGGCAGTCTGTCTTTATGGTCGGTC from Streptococcus sp. oral taxon 061 includes these protein-coding regions:
- a CDS encoding NUDIX hydrolase, whose translation is MELLDKHLDFTGCKITLFCGEELLTILRDDKENIPWPNMWELPGGGREGDESPFECVAREVYEELGIHLNEDCLLWSKVYPSMLFEGRQSVFMVGQISQNQFDKINFGDEGQAYKLMSIEEFPNSKQAVPQLQGRLRDYLEESY